One segment of Desmodus rotundus isolate HL8 chromosome 6, HLdesRot8A.1, whole genome shotgun sequence DNA contains the following:
- the ACTL10 gene encoding actin-like protein 10 codes for MASTALLALCSTGAFSGLAVEAGAGVCHATPVYAGHSWHKATFRLEVAGTTLSRYLRDLLVAACPDLLLQTVPRKAITHLKKRCCYVSLDFEGDLHNPARHHPTSFCLGNGCSVCLSSERFRCPEPIFQPGLLGHTEPGLPTLAFWALQSVPGTLRRRLADTVVLAGGSTLFPGFPERLERELEARCRQNGYGALQPHLVAKPGRGTAVWTGGSMVASFHNFQRHWMTRAMYQECGSRLVRKVFD; via the coding sequence ATGGCGAGCACCGCGTTGTTGGCTCTCTGCTCCACGGGCGCGTTCAGTGGGCTGGCCGTGGAGGCAGGCGCGGGTGTGTGCCACGCCACGCCCGTCTATGCGGGCCACTCGTGGCACAAGGCCACCTTCCGGCTGGAGGTGGCAGGCACCACCCTGTCGCGCTACCTGCGGGACCTGCTGGTGGCAGCGTGCCCGGATCTACTGCTGCAGACCGTACCCCGAAAGGCCATCACACACCTCAAGAAGCGCTGCTGCTACGTGTCGCTGGACTTTGAGGGTGACCTCCATAACCCTGCCCGCCACCATCCAACCAGTTTCTGCTTAGGCAACGGATGCTCTGTCTGCCTCAGCAGCGAGCGCTTCCGCTGCCCTGAACCCATCTTTCAGCCTGGTCTGCTAGGCCACACTGAGCCAGGACTGCCCACACTGGCCTTCTGGGCACTGCAGAGCGTGCCTGGAACACTGCGGAGGAGGCTGGCTGACACTGTGGTGCTGGCCGGCGGCTCCACACTTTTCCCTGGTTTCCCTGAGCGCCTGGAGAGGGAGCTGGAAGCCCGGTGCCGGCAGAATGGCTATGGGGCACTGCAGCCACACCTAGTGGCCAAGCCTGGGCGCGGCACAGCAGTGTGGACAGGTGGCTCCATGGTGGCCTCATTTCACAACTTCCAACGCCACTGGATGACCCGGGCCATGTACCAGGAGTGTGGCTCCAGGCTGGTGCGTAAAGTCTTCGACTGA
- the E2F1 gene encoding transcription factor E2F1 — MAVAPAGGPCAPALEALLGAGALRLLDSSQIVIISTAQEASAPPAPAGPSVPAAGPRDPDLLLFATPQAPRPTPSAPRPALGRPPVKRRLDLETDHQYLAESSGPTRGRGRHPGKGVKSPGEKSRYETSLNLTTKRFLELLSHSADGVVDLNWAAEVLKVQKRRIYDITNVLEGIHLITKKSKNHIQWLGSHAAVGISGRLEGLTQDLQQLQENERQLDHLIHVCTTQLRLLSEDADSQRLAYVTCQDLRSIADPAEQMVMVIKAPPETQLQALDSSETFQISLKSKQGPIDVFLCPEESAGGISPGKTPSQGAVSGEEDRTADPATTVPPSSSTPSTPDTDPSQSLLSLEQEPLLSRTGGLRAPMDEDHLSPLVAADSLLEHVREDFSNLLPEEFISLSPPHGTLDYHFGLEEGEGIRDLFDCDFGDITPLDF; from the exons ATGGCCGTGGCCCCCGCGGGCGGCCCATGCGCGCCAGCGCTGGAGGCCCTGCTCGGGGCCGGCGCGCTGCGGCTGCTTGACTCCTCGCAGATCGTCATCATCTCCACGGCGCAGGAGGCCAGCGCCCCGCCGGCTCCCGCCGGCCCCTCAGTGCCTGCTGCGGGCCCCCGCGACCCCGACCTGCTGCTCTTCGCCACGCCGCAGGCACCCCGGCCCACACCCAGCGCGCCGCGCCCCGCTCTCGGCCGCCCGCCG GTGAAGCGGAGGCTGGACCTGGAAACTGACCATCAGTACCTGGCGGAGAGCAGTGGGCCAACCCGGGGAAGAGGCCGCCATCCAGGAAAAG gTGTGAAGTCTCCAGGGGAGAAGTCACGCTATGAGACATCTCTGAATCTGACCACCAAACGCTTCCTGGAGCTGCTGAGCCACTCGGCTGATGGCGTTGTCGACCTGAACTGGGCAGCTGAGGTGCTGAAGGTGCAGAAACGGCGCATCTACGACATCACCAATGTCCTTGAGGGCATCCACCTCATTACCAAGAAGTCTAAGAACCATATCCAATGGCT AGGCAGCCATGCAGCGGTGGGGATCAGTGGGCGGCTTGAAGGACTGACCCAGGACCTCCAGCAACTGCAGGAGAATGAGCGGCAGTTGGACCACCTGATCCATGTGTGTACCACTCAACTTCGGCTGCTCTCCGAGGATGCCGACAGCCAACG CCTGGCCTATGTGACTTGCCAGGACCTTCGTAGCATTGCAGACCCTGCAGAGCAGATGGTTATGGTAATCAAGGCCCCTCCCGAGACCCAGCTTCAAGCCCTGGACTCCTCAGAG ACCTTTCAGATCTCCCTTAAGAGCAAACAGGGCCCCATCGATGTTTTCCTGTGCCCTGAGGAGAGTGCCGGCGGGATCAGCCCTGGGAAGACCCCGTCCCAGGGGGCAGTTTCTGGGGAGGAAGACAGGACAGCTGATCCTGCCACCACAGTGCCACCATCATCATCTACCCCTTCAACCCCTGACACGGATCCCAGCCAGTCCCTGCTCAGCCTGGAGCAAG AACCTCTGCTTTCCCGGACGGGCGGCCTACGGGCCCCCATGGACGAGGACCACCTGTCCCCACTGGTGGCGGCCGACTCACTCCTGGAGCATGTGCGGGAGGATTTCTCCAACCTCCTCCCTGAAGAGTTCATCAGCCTGTCTCCCCCCCATGGGACCCTCGACTACCACTTTGGCCTTGAGGAGGGTGAGGGCATCAGAGACCTCTTTGACTGTGACTTTGGGGACATTACCCCCCTAGATTTCTGA